Proteins encoded by one window of Collimonas fungivorans:
- a CDS encoding DUF2059 domain-containing protein codes for MRRLSVLFFAVFLSTAVHAATPSDASIDELLTSMHAEKNLESLFPTLDNVMHQSMATATKGQTLSVKQQQILDKATTKMLQVMRDEMSWDKMRAFYGQIYRESFTQEEIEGLIAFYKSPAGAAYIEKMPVIMQKTMVLMQTQMAQMMPKMQAAMQQTMEEVKNSK; via the coding sequence ATGCGGCGCCTTTCAGTCCTGTTTTTTGCAGTATTTCTTTCCACTGCAGTGCATGCGGCGACGCCGAGTGATGCTTCGATCGACGAGCTGCTGACCTCGATGCATGCAGAGAAAAACCTTGAGTCATTGTTCCCAACTCTTGATAACGTCATGCATCAATCAATGGCAACGGCGACCAAGGGCCAAACGCTGTCTGTCAAACAACAGCAGATCCTCGACAAGGCAACCACCAAGATGCTGCAGGTAATGCGGGATGAAATGAGCTGGGACAAGATGCGCGCCTTCTACGGCCAAATTTATCGTGAGAGCTTCACGCAGGAAGAGATCGAGGGCCTGATAGCATTCTATAAAAGCCCCGCTGGCGCCGCCTACATAGAGAAAATGCCCGTCATCATGCAAAAAACCATGGTCCTCATGCAGACACAGATGGCACAGATGATGCCCAAGATGCAAGCCGCCATGCAGCAGACAATGGAAGAAGTAAAAAATAGCAAGTAG
- a CDS encoding ABC transporter substrate-binding protein, whose protein sequence is MKKLLTIAAMLFASISAQAADELRLYNWNNYIAPETVQRFEAFCKCKVVQTYYGDNEEMLAKLAAGAKGYDIIVPTGNALDALIKQQALLPLDKSQLPNLKNVNPAYLNTDFDKGNKYSVPYAYTVTVMGYNDQKMKELDIAVDSWAAIFDPKILAKIKGKVTVLDSANELMAAALKYLGYSANDTDEQHWQQAKDVIIKAKPYWAAFNGSSYIKELTVGNIWLAHGYSNDIFQADVDAQKAGRKFHIRHGMPKEGAVLALDSVVIHKAAPRPDLALKFINFMLDGKNAAELSNLIGSGNPNADAAKYIKPEIANNPVIFPDKAGFAKLEMLKDLNSKQRRAINRIWTEIRAR, encoded by the coding sequence ATGAAAAAACTGCTTACCATCGCCGCCATGTTGTTTGCCAGCATCTCGGCCCAGGCCGCCGACGAGCTGCGCCTGTATAACTGGAACAACTACATTGCGCCGGAAACCGTGCAGCGCTTCGAGGCCTTCTGCAAGTGCAAGGTGGTGCAGACCTATTACGGCGACAACGAGGAAATGCTGGCCAAGCTGGCCGCCGGCGCCAAGGGCTACGACATCATCGTGCCGACCGGCAATGCGCTGGACGCGCTGATCAAGCAGCAAGCCTTGCTGCCGCTCGACAAGAGCCAGTTGCCGAACCTGAAAAACGTCAACCCGGCCTACCTCAACACTGATTTCGACAAGGGCAACAAATATTCCGTGCCGTACGCCTACACCGTGACGGTGATGGGTTACAACGACCAGAAGATGAAGGAACTGGACATCGCGGTGGACAGTTGGGCGGCGATTTTCGATCCGAAGATCCTGGCCAAGATCAAAGGCAAGGTGACCGTGCTCGATTCCGCCAATGAACTGATGGCGGCGGCGCTCAAATACCTGGGTTATTCCGCCAACGATACCGACGAGCAGCACTGGCAGCAGGCCAAGGACGTGATCATCAAGGCCAAGCCTTACTGGGCAGCGTTCAACGGCAGCAGCTATATCAAGGAACTGACTGTCGGCAATATCTGGCTGGCCCACGGTTATTCGAATGACATCTTCCAGGCCGATGTCGATGCGCAAAAGGCCGGCCGCAAATTCCATATCCGCCACGGCATGCCTAAAGAGGGCGCAGTGCTGGCGCTGGACAGCGTGGTGATCCACAAAGCCGCGCCGCGTCCCGACCTGGCGCTCAAGTTCATCAACTTCATGCTGGACGGCAAGAATGCCGCCGAGCTGAGCAACCTGATCGGCTCGGGTAATCCGAATGCCGACGCCGCCAAGTACATCAAGCCTGAAATCGCCAACAACCCGGTGATTTTCCCGGACAAGGCCGGTTTCGCCAAGCTGGAGATGCTGAAAGACCTGAACAGCAAGCAAAGGCGCGCCATCAACCGCATCTGGACCGAGATCCGGGCACGCTGA
- a CDS encoding FmdB family zinc ribbon protein: MPIYAYRCEACGFAKDVLQKMSDEPLTVCPSCSKAAFKKQVTAAGFQLKGTGWYVTDFRGGAGATVPPANAAEPAAAGSTAAAAPAAAATTATTAAPAASTAAASTSSTSGGGSTPAAAT, encoded by the coding sequence ATGCCGATTTATGCGTATCGCTGCGAAGCCTGTGGTTTTGCCAAAGATGTGCTGCAAAAGATGTCCGACGAGCCGCTGACGGTCTGTCCGTCCTGCAGCAAAGCCGCGTTCAAGAAGCAAGTCACTGCGGCTGGTTTCCAGCTCAAGGGCACGGGCTGGTATGTGACCGATTTCCGTGGCGGCGCAGGCGCGACCGTCCCGCCGGCAAATGCGGCCGAACCGGCAGCAGCCGGCAGTACCGCTGCCGCCGCACCTGCGGCTGCGGCCACCACGGCCACTACCGCGGCGCCGGCCGCCAGTACGGCAGCCGCCAGCACCAGTAGCACTAGCGGTGGCGGCAGCACGCCGGCCGCGGCGACATAA
- a CDS encoding DUF502 domain-containing protein gives MRKYFITGLLVLVPLAITLWVLNLVIGTMDQSLLLLPEQWRPKALLGHDIPGLGTILTLLVIFLTGLATRNFIGRQIVSVWEGVLTRIPVVSSIYSSVKQVSDTLFSSSGNAFRKALLVQYPREGSWTIAFLTGIPGGDVKNHLSGDYVSVYVPTTPNPTSGFFLMLPRADTIELDMSVDEALKYIVSMGVVAPEQQPGRKLVIDSPPGSN, from the coding sequence ATGCGTAAATATTTCATCACCGGTCTACTGGTTCTCGTGCCCCTGGCAATCACGCTGTGGGTGCTGAACCTGGTCATTGGCACGATGGACCAGTCGCTCTTGCTGCTGCCTGAACAATGGCGGCCGAAAGCATTGCTGGGGCATGACATTCCCGGCCTCGGCACCATCCTGACCCTGCTGGTGATTTTCCTGACCGGCCTGGCGACGCGCAATTTCATCGGCCGCCAGATCGTCTCGGTGTGGGAAGGCGTGCTGACCCGGATTCCGGTCGTCAGCTCTATCTATTCCAGCGTCAAGCAAGTCTCGGACACCCTGTTTTCCTCGTCCGGCAATGCCTTCCGCAAGGCCCTGCTGGTGCAGTACCCGCGCGAAGGATCGTGGACCATCGCCTTCCTGACAGGGATTCCCGGCGGCGACGTCAAGAACCACCTGTCCGGCGATTACGTCAGCGTCTACGTGCCGACCACGCCAAATCCGACTTCCGGTTTTTTCCTGATGCTGCCGCGCGCAGACACCATCGAGCTCGACATGAGCGTCGACGAAGCCTTGAAGTACATCGTGTCCATGGGCGTGGTCGCGCCCGAGCAGCAGCCCGGCAGGAAACTGGTGATCGATTCGCCGCCCGGCAGCAATTGA
- the aspS gene encoding aspartate--tRNA ligase, with protein MSMRTQYCGLTTEVLLGQTVSLCGWVHRRRDHGGVIFIDLRDREGLVQVVCDPDRAEVFKNAEAVRNEFCLRITGVVRLRPDGTSNSNLKSGKIEVLAHELEVLNPSVTPPFQLDDDNLSETTRLTHRVLDLRRPQMQNNLRLRYKVTMEVRKFLDANGFIDIETPMLTKSTPEGARDYLVPSRVNAGQFFALPQSPQLFKQLLMVANFDRYYQIVKCFRDEDLRADRQPEFTQIDCETSFMSEQEIRDMFEGMIRLVFKNALDIDLPNPFPVMDFATAMALYGSDKPDMRVKLAFTDLTAVMKDVDFKVFAGAANMDNGRVVGLRVPGGAAMPRSEIDAYTQFVAIYGAKGLAYIKVNEKAKGRDGLQSPIVKNLHDAALAQILELTGAEDGDLIFFGADKAKVVNDAIGALRVKIGHSEFGKKVGLFDDTWRPLWVVDFPMFEYDEDGDRWNALHHPFTSPKDGHEDFIETDPGKAIAKAYDMVLNGWELGGGSIRIHRAEVQSKVFRALKIDAEEAQLKFGFLLDALQYGAPPHGGLAFGLDRIVTMMCGAESIRDVIAFPKTQRAQCLLTQAPSAVDEKQLKELHIRLRLPEAKVV; from the coding sequence ATGTCCATGCGAACCCAATACTGCGGCCTCACTACTGAGGTACTTCTCGGCCAAACCGTCAGCCTGTGCGGCTGGGTCCATCGTCGTCGCGACCATGGCGGCGTCATCTTCATCGACCTGCGCGACCGCGAAGGCCTGGTGCAGGTAGTGTGCGATCCGGACCGCGCCGAGGTATTCAAGAATGCGGAAGCAGTGCGCAACGAATTCTGCCTGCGCATCACCGGCGTGGTGCGCCTGCGCCCGGACGGCACTAGCAACAGCAACCTGAAATCGGGCAAGATCGAAGTGCTGGCGCATGAACTGGAAGTGCTGAACCCGTCGGTCACGCCGCCGTTCCAGCTGGACGACGACAACCTGTCGGAAACCACCCGCCTGACGCACCGCGTGCTGGACTTGCGCCGCCCGCAGATGCAAAACAACCTGCGCCTGCGCTACAAGGTGACGATGGAAGTGCGCAAGTTCCTGGATGCCAACGGCTTCATCGATATCGAAACGCCGATGCTGACCAAGTCGACCCCGGAAGGCGCCCGCGATTACCTGGTGCCTTCGCGCGTCAACGCCGGCCAGTTCTTCGCCTTGCCGCAATCGCCGCAGCTGTTCAAGCAGCTGCTGATGGTGGCCAACTTCGACCGTTATTACCAGATCGTCAAATGCTTCCGCGACGAAGACTTGCGTGCTGACCGCCAGCCTGAATTCACCCAGATCGATTGCGAAACTTCCTTCATGTCGGAACAGGAAATCCGCGACATGTTCGAAGGCATGATCCGCCTGGTGTTCAAGAACGCGCTGGATATCGACCTGCCTAACCCGTTCCCGGTGATGGACTTCGCCACCGCGATGGCCCTGTACGGTTCGGACAAGCCTGACATGCGCGTCAAGCTGGCCTTCACCGACCTGACAGCAGTCATGAAAGACGTCGACTTCAAGGTATTCGCCGGCGCAGCCAACATGGACAACGGCCGTGTGGTCGGCCTGCGCGTGCCGGGCGGCGCCGCCATGCCGCGTTCCGAGATCGATGCCTACACCCAGTTCGTCGCCATCTACGGCGCCAAGGGCCTGGCTTACATCAAGGTCAATGAAAAAGCCAAGGGCCGCGACGGCCTGCAATCGCCTATCGTCAAGAACCTGCACGACGCCGCGCTGGCGCAGATCCTGGAATTGACCGGCGCAGAAGACGGCGACCTGATTTTCTTCGGCGCCGACAAGGCCAAGGTAGTCAACGACGCCATCGGCGCGTTGCGCGTGAAGATCGGCCACAGCGAATTCGGCAAGAAGGTCGGCCTGTTCGACGACACCTGGCGTCCATTGTGGGTGGTCGATTTCCCGATGTTCGAATACGACGAAGACGGCGACCGCTGGAACGCCTTGCACCATCCGTTCACGTCGCCGAAAGACGGCCACGAAGATTTCATCGAAACCGATCCGGGCAAGGCAATCGCCAAGGCCTACGACATGGTCTTGAACGGCTGGGAACTGGGCGGCGGTTCGATCCGTATCCACCGCGCAGAAGTGCAGAGCAAGGTGTTCCGCGCCCTGAAGATCGATGCTGAAGAAGCGCAGCTGAAATTCGGCTTCCTGCTCGACGCCCTGCAATACGGCGCGCCTCCGCACGGCGGCCTGGCGTTCGGCCTGGACCGCATCGTCACCATGATGTGCGGCGCCGAATCGATCCGCGACGTCATCGCTTTCCCGAAAACCCAGCGCGCGCAATGCCTGCTGACGCAAGCGCCGTCGGCAGTCGACGAAAAACAGTTGAAAGAACTGCATATCCGCCTGCGTCTGCCGGAAGCCAAGGTAGTCTGA